One Streptomyces fagopyri DNA window includes the following coding sequences:
- a CDS encoding ricin-type beta-trefoil lectin domain protein, with amino-acid sequence MNSPRLLRRCLLAVLSAALVTAAAVVPAQADPPTAVAAVTTFSDTFDGPAGAAVDSSKWQVETGDNVNNHERQYYTSGNNNAKLDGQGNLVITARRENPGNYQCWYGRCEYTSARMNTSGKFTGTYGHVEARMKIPRGQGMWPAFWMLGTPVNWPDSGEIDIMENVGFEPSTVHGTIHGPGYSGSGGIGAGYTLPGGQAFADAFHTFAIDWAPDSISWSVDGTVYQRRTPADLGGRTWVFNKPFFMILNLAVGGYWPGDPDGSTSFPQQLVVDEVKVTTSDSSGSTGGPITGLAGKCVDVAGASAANGTPVQLYDCNGTTAQRWTVSSDGTIRALGKCLDVTGNGTADGSTLQLWDCTGGPNQKWAVSAAHDIVNPQANKCLDVTGNNSANGTRLQIWTCSGGANQKWSVS; translated from the coding sequence TTGAACTCCCCACGCCTGCTCCGCAGATGCCTCTTGGCAGTGCTGTCCGCAGCACTCGTCACCGCGGCCGCCGTCGTTCCCGCCCAGGCGGATCCACCGACGGCGGTCGCGGCCGTCACCACCTTCTCCGACACGTTCGACGGCCCCGCCGGTGCCGCCGTCGACTCCTCGAAGTGGCAGGTCGAGACCGGGGACAACGTCAACAACCACGAGCGGCAGTACTACACGTCCGGCAACAACAACGCGAAGCTGGACGGCCAGGGCAACCTGGTGATCACGGCCCGCCGCGAGAACCCGGGCAACTACCAGTGCTGGTACGGGCGTTGCGAGTACACCTCGGCCCGGATGAACACCTCCGGCAAGTTCACCGGCACCTACGGCCATGTCGAGGCGCGGATGAAGATCCCGCGCGGGCAGGGCATGTGGCCCGCCTTCTGGATGCTCGGCACACCGGTCAACTGGCCCGACTCGGGCGAGATCGACATCATGGAGAACGTCGGCTTCGAACCCTCGACCGTGCACGGCACCATCCACGGGCCCGGGTACTCGGGATCCGGGGGCATCGGCGCCGGCTACACCCTGCCGGGCGGCCAGGCCTTCGCCGACGCCTTCCACACCTTCGCCATCGACTGGGCCCCCGACTCGATCAGCTGGTCGGTGGACGGCACGGTCTACCAGCGGCGCACGCCCGCCGATCTGGGCGGCCGGACCTGGGTGTTCAACAAGCCGTTCTTCATGATCCTCAACCTCGCGGTCGGCGGCTACTGGCCGGGCGACCCCGACGGCTCCACCTCCTTCCCGCAGCAGTTGGTGGTGGACGAGGTGAAGGTGACGACCAGCGACAGTTCCGGTTCCACCGGCGGCCCGATCACCGGTCTCGCCGGCAAGTGCGTGGACGTGGCCGGGGCGAGCGCGGCCAACGGCACACCCGTACAGCTCTACGACTGCAACGGCACCACGGCCCAGCGCTGGACGGTCTCCTCCGACGGCACGATCCGGGCGCTGGGCAAGTGCCTGGACGTCACCGGAAACGGCACGGCGGACGGCTCGACCCTCCAGTTGTGGGACTGCACCGGCGGGCCCAACCAGAAGTGGGCCGTCAGCGCGGCCCACGACATCGTGAACCCGCAGGCCAACAAGTGTCTGGACGTGACGGGCAACAACTCGGCCAACGGCACCCGGCTGCAGATCTGGACGTGCTCGGGCGGCGCCAACCAGAAGTGGTCCGTGAGCTGA